In Amphiura filiformis unplaced genomic scaffold, Afil_fr2py scaffold_22, whole genome shotgun sequence, one genomic interval encodes:
- the LOC140143537 gene encoding craniofacial development protein 2-like yields the protein MWLYNHGKTEEDIEAKGIGFRVHPKLTDYVTEIKSYSNRVAALNLHLTGKDQVSIIQVYAPTSEYDDEIVEILYEDVSKAIEANKGKYTIVMGDFNAKVGECQPDEDAIIGKFGYGKKRGEMLLEFAAQHKLVIGNTFFKKKKKRYWTWESPDGHTRNQMDFILSSQKGIIQDCGVITKVDIGSDHRMARAKLHISKRLARLKFLRNEKKSKINILRLREKRSEFQLELKHRFEGLDIEELYPAL from the coding sequence ATGTGGTTGTATAATCATGGTAAAACTGAAGAGGACATAGAAGCAAAAGGAATTGGATTTCGTGTACATCCAAAACTTACCGATTATGTCACAGAAATAAAAAGCTACTCCAACAGAGTAGCTGCACTGAACCTTCACTTGACAGGAAAAGACCAAGTAAGCATCATCCAAGTGTATGCGCCCACTAGCGAGTACGATGATGAGATAGTAGAAATATTATATGAAGACGTGAGTAAGGCAATAGAAGCCAACAAAGGAAAGTATACCATTGTTatgggcgattttaatgccaaagTAGGAGAATGCCAACCAGATGAAGACGCCATCATAGGAAAATTTGGTTATGGAAAGAAAAGAGGTGAAATGCTACTGGAATTTGCAGCACAGCATAAGCTGGTTATAGGCAACACATTcttcaagaaaaagaaaaaacgcTATTGGACATGGGAAAGCCCCGATGGACACACCAGAAACCAAATGGATTTTATTCTCAGTAGCCAAAAGGGAATTATCCAGGACTGTGGGGTCATCACAAAGGTAGATATAGGAAGTGATCACAGAATGGCGAGGGCTAAACTTCATATCAGCAAAAGACTAGCCAggcttaaatttctcagaaatgaaaagaaaagcaagATTAACATCCTACGACTAAGAGAGAAGAGGTCAGAATTCCAGTTGGAATTGAAACATCGCTTTGAGGGACTAGACATTGAAGAACTATATCCAGCACTGTGA